The Streptomyces sp. P9-A4 genome contains a region encoding:
- a CDS encoding GatB/YqeY domain-containing protein: MTTLKAKLQADLNAAIRERDELRSSTLRLTITAITKEEVAGKTKRELSDDEVQKVIAKEAKKRREAAEAFAQGGRHESAEREKAEGVLLDAYLPKQLGDEELDAIVAAAVAEAKAAGAEGPRAMGAVMKIVNPKVAGQADGGRVAASVKKLLAG; the protein is encoded by the coding sequence ATGACCACGCTGAAGGCGAAGCTCCAGGCCGACCTCAACGCCGCGATCCGGGAGCGCGACGAACTGCGCTCCTCGACCCTGCGGCTGACCATCACCGCGATCACCAAGGAGGAGGTCGCGGGCAAGACCAAGCGCGAACTCTCCGACGACGAGGTGCAGAAGGTGATCGCCAAGGAGGCGAAGAAGCGCCGCGAGGCCGCGGAGGCCTTCGCGCAGGGCGGTCGCCACGAGTCGGCCGAGCGGGAGAAGGCGGAGGGCGTCCTCCTCGACGCGTACCTGCCCAAGCAGCTCGGTGACGAGGAGCTCGACGCGATCGTCGCGGCGGCCGTCGCGGAGGCGAAGGCGGCGGGCGCCGAGGGGCCGCGTGCCATGGGCGCCGTCATGAAGATCGTGAACCCGAAGGTGGCCGGCCAGGCCGACGGCGGGCGGGTCGCCGCCTCCGTGAAGAAGCTGCTCGCGGGCTGA
- a CDS encoding metallophosphoesterase codes for MRARYGIPLKITAGLTATAAAGIVYAAGFEARSFRLRRVTVPVLPPGMSDLRVLQISDIHMVSGQRKKRAWLQSLAGLRPDLVVNTGDNLSDTEAVPEVLDALGPLMEFPGVYVFGSNDYYGPTPRNPARYLKEKVQGRHGLNGNKPVVGAVHNPWEGMRDAFDEAGWVNLTNTRGRLKLPQADLAFTGLDDPHIKRDRYERVAGGPDAQADFTLGVVHAPYLRSLDAFTSDGYELILAGHTHGGQLCVPFYGALVTNCDLDTDRVKGLSTHTVGDRTSYLHVSAGCGTNRYTPVRFACPPEVTLLTLTARA; via the coding sequence ATGCGCGCACGGTACGGCATCCCCCTGAAGATCACGGCAGGCCTCACGGCGACGGCCGCCGCCGGAATCGTCTACGCGGCGGGCTTCGAGGCCCGCTCGTTCCGGCTCCGCCGCGTGACGGTCCCGGTGCTGCCGCCGGGCATGAGCGACCTGCGGGTCCTCCAGATCTCCGACATCCACATGGTGAGCGGTCAGCGCAAGAAGCGGGCCTGGCTCCAGTCCCTCGCGGGGCTGCGCCCCGACCTCGTCGTCAACACCGGCGACAACCTCTCCGACACGGAGGCGGTACCGGAGGTCCTCGACGCGCTCGGGCCGCTGATGGAGTTCCCCGGCGTGTACGTCTTCGGCTCCAACGACTACTACGGGCCCACCCCGCGCAACCCCGCCCGCTATCTGAAGGAGAAGGTGCAGGGCCGGCACGGCCTCAACGGCAACAAGCCGGTCGTCGGCGCCGTCCACAACCCGTGGGAGGGCATGCGGGACGCCTTCGACGAGGCGGGCTGGGTGAACCTCACCAACACCCGCGGCCGGCTCAAGCTGCCCCAGGCGGACCTGGCGTTCACCGGCCTCGACGACCCGCACATCAAGCGCGACCGGTACGAGCGGGTGGCCGGCGGCCCCGACGCCCAGGCGGACTTCACGCTGGGCGTGGTCCACGCCCCGTACCTGCGCTCGCTCGACGCGTTCACGTCCGACGGATACGAGCTGATCCTCGCCGGACACACCCACGGCGGGCAGCTGTGCGTCCCCTTCTACGGGGCGCTCGTCACCAACTGCGACCTGGACACGGACCGGGTGAAGGGCCTCTCCACCCACACGGTGGGCGACCGCACTTCCTACCTCCACGTCTCGGCGGGCTGCGGCACCAACCGCTACACCCCGGTCCGCTTCGCCTGCCCGCCCGAGGTCACCCTGCTCACCCTGACGGCGCGCGCCTGA
- a CDS encoding Pr6Pr family membrane protein, with product MFPPHTAAVPASAVIPPARRRPYAAAFRALIALSAATGLVIECVYGDVLVVLSFFTIWSNILVAVVLGRGAVRAWTRRPPLPALWTGGALLCITVVGLVFHLVLDNPSSEFNQAAEIARLTGAKAVANQLLHTVTPIGAAVDFLLLTAPGALHWRHAAQWLAAPGLYFAFALVRGELISPDAPTRYTYPFLDVTAHGYAGVLTNALVLGAAFYALGLAIVTLDRLRPAPRAPEYRISPQRARGLK from the coding sequence ATGTTCCCGCCCCACACCGCGGCCGTGCCGGCCTCCGCCGTCATACCCCCCGCCCGCCGCCGCCCCTACGCGGCGGCGTTCCGGGCGCTGATCGCCCTGTCCGCGGCCACGGGCCTGGTCATCGAGTGCGTGTACGGGGACGTGCTCGTCGTCCTGAGCTTCTTCACGATCTGGTCGAACATCCTGGTCGCCGTCGTCCTCGGCCGGGGCGCGGTCCGCGCCTGGACCCGCCGCCCGCCGCTCCCCGCGCTGTGGACGGGCGGGGCGCTGCTCTGCATCACGGTCGTCGGTCTCGTCTTCCACCTGGTCCTCGACAACCCGTCGAGCGAGTTCAACCAGGCGGCGGAGATCGCCCGCCTCACCGGGGCGAAGGCGGTCGCCAACCAGCTGCTGCACACCGTGACCCCGATCGGCGCGGCCGTCGACTTCCTGCTCCTCACCGCCCCCGGCGCACTCCACTGGCGGCACGCCGCCCAGTGGCTGGCCGCCCCGGGCCTCTACTTCGCCTTCGCCCTGGTACGCGGCGAGCTGATCTCCCCCGACGCGCCCACCCGCTACACGTACCCGTTCCTCGACGTGACCGCCCACGGCTACGCCGGCGTCCTCACCAACGCGCTCGTCCTCGGCGCGGCCTTCTACGCCCTGGGCCTCGCGATCGTCACCCTGGACCGCCTCCGCCCCGCCCCGAGGGCCCCCGAATACCGGATTTCGCCTCAGCGCGCGCGTGGGCTAAAGTAA
- a CDS encoding cation:proton antiporter: MNGWAVVAAGGVVVGYGMLSRRLSTTVLSGPLVFMLVGVAIGPLGLDLLDRAKDPEVTRTLLESALVLLLFADAAGIRARDLRREGFLPLRLLTVGMPATMALGWLAAWPLLPGLGMWELALAAIILAPTDAALGQQAFSNKQVPPLIRGGLSVESGVNDGLALPFFVLALAAAGEGHGHPGVAETFLRALLLSSAIGIAAGWAGASVLRWSLTRGWSSSDWQQFLVLAVPAVAYALCLMGDGSGFIGSWAAGLAFGIHLRRTPAGLGLRPQDSDPARSTRFTERLGLLLASLSFLVFGAVILGPTLQHLTWRMVVYALLSLTVLRMLPVALALIGTGLRATSVAYIGWFGPRGLASLVFGLLAFEEHLPGGTLLSGVIAVTVGLSVILHGASAPFLGNRYGAWFTRTLRGEPNLRENALAQDHTPR; the protein is encoded by the coding sequence ATGAACGGCTGGGCCGTCGTGGCCGCCGGGGGTGTGGTCGTCGGCTACGGGATGCTCTCGCGGCGCCTGTCGACCACGGTGCTCTCGGGACCTTTGGTGTTCATGCTCGTAGGTGTGGCGATCGGCCCGCTGGGCCTGGATCTGCTGGACCGCGCGAAGGATCCCGAGGTCACGCGGACCCTGCTGGAGAGCGCACTGGTGCTCCTGCTGTTCGCGGACGCGGCGGGAATCAGGGCTCGGGACCTGCGCCGGGAGGGGTTCCTGCCGCTGCGGCTGCTCACGGTGGGCATGCCGGCCACGATGGCTCTGGGGTGGCTGGCGGCCTGGCCCCTGCTGCCCGGCCTCGGTATGTGGGAGCTGGCCTTGGCCGCCATCATCCTGGCGCCGACGGACGCCGCGCTCGGGCAGCAGGCCTTCTCCAACAAGCAGGTGCCGCCGCTGATCCGCGGCGGCCTGTCCGTGGAATCCGGTGTGAACGACGGTCTGGCGCTTCCGTTCTTCGTGCTGGCACTCGCGGCGGCGGGTGAGGGCCATGGTCATCCGGGCGTGGCCGAGACGTTCCTGCGGGCGCTGCTGCTGAGCAGCGCGATCGGCATCGCGGCCGGCTGGGCCGGGGCGAGTGTGTTGCGTTGGTCGCTGACCCGAGGGTGGAGCAGCTCCGACTGGCAGCAGTTCCTGGTCCTCGCCGTTCCGGCCGTCGCCTACGCGCTGTGCCTCATGGGCGACGGAAGCGGCTTCATCGGTTCCTGGGCCGCCGGTCTGGCCTTCGGCATCCACCTGCGCCGGACGCCCGCCGGTCTGGGCCTCCGTCCCCAGGACTCGGATCCAGCGCGGAGCACGAGGTTCACCGAACGACTCGGCCTCCTGCTCGCCTCGCTGAGCTTCCTCGTCTTCGGCGCGGTCATCCTCGGACCGACGCTCCAGCACCTGACGTGGCGGATGGTCGTCTACGCGCTGCTCAGCCTTACCGTCCTCCGGATGCTGCCGGTCGCTCTCGCGCTGATCGGCACCGGGCTGCGCGCCACCTCCGTGGCCTACATCGGCTGGTTCGGTCCGCGCGGGCTCGCCTCCCTCGTGTTCGGCCTGCTCGCCTTCGAGGAACACCTGCCCGGGGGAACTCTGCTGAGCGGGGTCATCGCCGTGACCGTCGGCCTGAGCGTCATCCTCCACGGAGCCTCGGCTCCCTTCCTGGGAAACCGCTACGGCGCATGGTTCACCAGAACACTCCGGGGGGAACCGAACCTGCGGGAGAACGCCCTCGCCCAAGACCACACACCGCGCTGA
- a CDS encoding PRC-barrel domain-containing protein — translation MIQMADIREWRTHDVVDGRGHRIGELEAVYVDTSTDEPAMATVRVGLPTRHRLVFVPLDGATVGPGYVKVVHDKALVKQCPSIGSDDVLPAEDEEAVFRHYDLPYQPGANGERQLARR, via the coding sequence ATGATCCAGATGGCGGACATCCGTGAGTGGCGGACCCACGACGTGGTGGACGGGCGGGGCCACAGGATCGGAGAGCTGGAGGCGGTCTACGTCGACACCAGCACCGACGAGCCGGCCATGGCCACGGTCCGGGTCGGCCTGCCCACCCGCCACCGTCTGGTGTTCGTTCCCCTGGACGGTGCGACGGTGGGGCCGGGCTACGTGAAGGTCGTCCATGACAAGGCGCTGGTGAAGCAGTGCCCTTCGATCGGCAGCGACGACGTACTTCCCGCCGAGGACGAGGAGGCGGTCTTCCGGCACTACGACCTCCCCTACCAGCCCGGGGCGAACGGCGAGCGGCAGCTGGCCCGCCGCTGA
- a CDS encoding DUF5994 family protein, with product MAEYDIPTPPKLLPDEIHRAVKPGTALLRLQTTHSREGVLDGAWWPRSRDIATELPALIRALTTHLGPVTRVGLDTDAWEEVPTRVVVDDRVVRLDSFPVGDDTVLITRGDNDHFALLVVPPDTTPDAARDAMARAVDAGNVTQAAGILVAALPEPAAHRQESA from the coding sequence ATGGCCGAATACGACATCCCCACCCCTCCCAAGCTCCTTCCGGACGAGATCCACCGAGCGGTGAAACCCGGCACGGCCCTGCTCCGGCTGCAGACGACCCACTCCCGCGAAGGCGTTCTCGACGGCGCCTGGTGGCCCCGCTCCCGCGACATCGCGACCGAGCTGCCCGCCCTGATCCGGGCTCTCACCACACACCTCGGCCCCGTCACACGCGTCGGCCTGGACACGGACGCCTGGGAGGAGGTCCCGACCCGTGTGGTCGTCGACGACCGGGTCGTACGCCTCGACTCCTTTCCCGTAGGCGACGACACCGTCCTCATCACCCGTGGCGACAACGACCACTTCGCCCTCCTGGTGGTGCCCCCGGACACGACACCCGACGCGGCACGTGACGCCATGGCCCGTGCGGTCGACGCCGGCAACGTCACCCAGGCCGCCGGGATCCTTGTCGCCGCGCTTCCCGAACCGGCTGCACACCGCCAGGAGTCGGCATGA
- a CDS encoding DUF5994 family protein: MATTLAPTLSARLSLTPKTTLVGLLDGAWWPRSRDLTAELPPLVDALEERYGRITRVTVNPTHWPVVPHTVPATGHTVHVGWFTEQDPDKMILLSYTVGRCDLLVIPPETEPAAAARLMTAAALPGSVLAAGVLMSDEAATGRRMRDARSSEDSWETDGGSGIPPLRHPVVGARMIPMPGSPRR; this comes from the coding sequence ATGGCCACGACCCTGGCACCCACGCTTTCGGCGCGGCTGTCGCTGACGCCGAAGACCACCCTCGTCGGCCTTCTGGACGGCGCCTGGTGGCCTCGCTCGCGTGACCTCACCGCCGAGCTTCCGCCTCTGGTCGACGCGCTGGAGGAGCGCTACGGACGCATCACCCGCGTCACGGTGAACCCCACCCACTGGCCCGTCGTCCCGCACACGGTTCCCGCCACCGGGCACACCGTGCACGTCGGCTGGTTCACCGAACAGGATCCCGACAAGATGATCCTGCTCTCCTACACCGTCGGCCGCTGCGACCTGCTGGTGATCCCGCCCGAGACCGAACCCGCCGCCGCCGCCCGGCTGATGACCGCCGCCGCCCTCCCCGGCAGCGTCCTGGCCGCCGGAGTCCTGATGTCCGACGAGGCCGCGACCGGCCGCCGTATGCGCGACGCCCGAAGCAGCGAGGACTCCTGGGAGACCGACGGCGGATCCGGCATCCCGCCACTCCGGCACCCGGTCGTCGGCGCGCGGATGATCCCCATGCCGGGAAGCCCGCGGAGGTGA
- a CDS encoding DUF2182 domain-containing protein encodes MRLDRRAYPPPLRPANLLSAREIALAWLLMVLLAVLGWILVVGQARDMGIEPGTMGLGVPLFLLFWLVMMIAMMFPSVAPVAITWARAIGRRSTGWVRAARTTQFVGGYLLAWTVFGLATYGILAATGALVRDHPTAGRWIGAGAFLLAGLQQLGPLKDMCLRHCQSPVGQLVRYAGYRPRARDLRVGLHHGLYCVGCCWGLMIVLVPLGVMNVLAMAVLAAVIFVEKLWRLGPVLSKAVGIVFLALAVLAPFQTWLLPGLEAPQSPMPEMLHP; translated from the coding sequence GTGCGCCTCGACCGGAGGGCCTATCCGCCACCCCTGAGGCCGGCGAACCTGTTGTCGGCACGGGAGATCGCGCTCGCCTGGCTGCTCATGGTGCTGCTGGCGGTGCTCGGCTGGATCCTGGTCGTCGGCCAGGCCAGGGACATGGGCATCGAGCCGGGGACCATGGGACTGGGCGTGCCGCTGTTCCTGCTGTTCTGGCTGGTCATGATGATCGCCATGATGTTCCCGTCCGTGGCACCGGTGGCCATCACCTGGGCGCGGGCCATCGGCCGCCGGTCGACCGGGTGGGTCCGGGCGGCCCGTACGACCCAGTTCGTGGGCGGCTACCTGCTGGCCTGGACGGTTTTCGGCCTCGCCACGTACGGGATCCTCGCCGCGACCGGGGCCCTGGTGCGGGACCACCCCACCGCCGGCCGTTGGATCGGCGCCGGCGCCTTCCTGCTCGCCGGACTGCAGCAGCTCGGCCCGCTCAAGGACATGTGCCTGCGCCACTGCCAGAGCCCGGTGGGCCAGCTCGTCCGGTACGCCGGCTACCGCCCCCGCGCCCGCGACCTGCGGGTCGGACTCCACCACGGCCTGTACTGCGTGGGCTGCTGCTGGGGACTGATGATCGTCCTCGTCCCGCTCGGCGTCATGAACGTCCTGGCGATGGCGGTGCTGGCCGCGGTGATCTTCGTCGAGAAGCTGTGGCGCCTGGGCCCCGTCCTCTCGAAGGCCGTAGGCATCGTCTTCCTGGCCCTGGCGGTGCTGGCCCCGTTCCAGACCTGGCTGCTGCCCGGCCTGGAGGCTCCGCAATCACCCATGCCGGAGATGCTCCACCCCTGA
- a CDS encoding DUF1326 domain-containing protein yields the protein MSETTAVTVPKWHAAGDWFDTCRCNVPCPCSFAQPPTFGACDGVLAWHIREGHYGDVTLDGLNVLMLGAFVGNLWAEHSDAYGAVFLDERADDAQREALQMIFGGQAGSWPAEMMTMFGAEVRGMDIAPVEVEVAADLSGWRASVPGRVEASGEALTGPTTPEGARVQSTNLPGAETGPGQTATWGRSTADRADAFGFRWSRDGQSSKHITFDWSGP from the coding sequence ATGTCCGAGACGACGGCCGTGACGGTTCCGAAGTGGCACGCCGCCGGGGATTGGTTCGATACGTGCAGGTGCAACGTGCCGTGCCCCTGCAGCTTCGCGCAGCCGCCCACCTTCGGCGCCTGCGACGGCGTCCTGGCCTGGCACATCCGCGAGGGGCACTACGGTGACGTGACGCTCGACGGCCTCAACGTGCTGATGCTCGGGGCCTTCGTCGGCAACCTGTGGGCCGAGCACTCGGACGCGTACGGGGCGGTGTTCCTCGACGAGCGGGCCGACGACGCGCAGCGCGAAGCGCTCCAGATGATCTTCGGTGGGCAGGCGGGCAGCTGGCCCGCCGAGATGATGACGATGTTCGGCGCCGAGGTGCGGGGCATGGACATCGCCCCCGTCGAGGTGGAGGTCGCGGCCGATCTCTCCGGGTGGCGGGCCTCGGTCCCCGGCCGGGTCGAGGCGAGCGGCGAGGCCCTGACCGGACCCACGACGCCGGAGGGCGCGCGTGTCCAGTCGACGAACCTGCCGGGGGCGGAGACCGGGCCCGGCCAGACCGCGACCTGGGGCAGGTCGACGGCGGACCGGGCCGACGCGTTCGGGTTCCGGTGGAGCCGGGACGGGCAGTCCAGCAAGCACATCACCTTCGACTGGTCCGGACCCTGA
- a CDS encoding ArsR/SmtB family transcription factor, with the protein MSAPLYQLKAEFFKTLGHPVRIRVLELLSVREHAVAELLTEIGVEPAHLSQQLAVLRRSNLVVARREGSGVYYSLPDARVAALLVVAREILSGVLAGQAELLADLQRASAPDTNPPA; encoded by the coding sequence GTGAGCGCGCCGCTCTACCAGTTGAAGGCGGAGTTCTTCAAAACGCTGGGGCACCCCGTACGCATCCGGGTCCTGGAGCTGCTGAGCGTGCGCGAGCACGCGGTGGCGGAGCTGCTGACCGAGATCGGCGTCGAGCCCGCGCACCTCTCGCAGCAGCTCGCCGTGCTGCGCCGGTCCAATCTGGTCGTCGCGCGCCGCGAGGGCTCGGGCGTGTACTACTCCCTGCCCGACGCGCGGGTGGCCGCGCTGCTCGTCGTGGCACGGGAGATCCTCTCCGGCGTCCTGGCCGGACAGGCCGAACTGCTGGCCGACCTGCAACGGGCCTCCGCACCGGACACGAACCCGCCCGCCTGA
- a CDS encoding DUF6126 family protein has protein sequence MSGRGTRDDGDMERWKERGVMLRVFVYVFATHLFAGFVWLLFYVGQHAPK, from the coding sequence ATGAGTGGGCGTGGGACGCGCGACGACGGCGACATGGAGCGGTGGAAGGAACGCGGCGTGATGCTGCGGGTCTTCGTCTACGTGTTCGCGACCCATCTCTTCGCCGGCTTCGTCTGGCTGCTCTTCTACGTGGGGCAGCACGCGCCGAAGTAG
- a CDS encoding anti-sigma factor antagonist gives MTIEWRYTTHPHLAVLSLAGFLGADAVARFDGAVGWVLARGAGPVILDLTSLRGWSVGGQLAVAEAARRLAADGRPLELAAIPADGSLVPAGDHRPVPVHCDLPTALAAHAAPDAPAEEPREWQSDDWTLAVRRPEPAVRHA, from the coding sequence ATGACCATCGAATGGCGCTACACGACCCACCCCCACCTGGCCGTACTCTCCCTCGCGGGGTTCCTCGGCGCCGACGCGGTCGCCCGCTTCGACGGAGCCGTCGGCTGGGTCCTCGCCCGCGGCGCCGGGCCGGTCATCCTCGACCTGACCAGCCTGCGGGGATGGTCGGTCGGCGGCCAGCTCGCCGTCGCCGAGGCCGCCCGCCGGCTCGCCGCGGACGGCCGCCCGCTCGAACTCGCCGCGATCCCGGCCGACGGTTCCCTCGTCCCGGCCGGTGACCACCGGCCCGTTCCCGTCCACTGCGACCTGCCCACCGCGCTCGCCGCCCATGCGGCCCCCGACGCCCCGGCCGAGGAACCGCGCGAGTGGCAGAGCGACGACTGGACGCTGGCCGTGAGGCGCCCCGAGCCCGCCGTCCGGCACGCCTGA
- a CDS encoding SulP family inorganic anion transporter — protein MGRDPRRDLLAGLTVAIVALPLALGFGVSSGLGAEAGLATAVVAGALAAVFGGSNLQVSGPTGAMTVVLVPIVAEYGPSGVLMVGLLAGLIVVGLALARAGRYMAYIPASVVEGFTLGIALVIALQQVPNALGVAKPEGDRVLTVTWRAVAEFVEAPNWTAVGLALGVAALMLLGARWRPAVPFSIVAVVVATVVAQVCHLDAAAPIGDLPAGLPAPSLGFVDLSRLGSLMAPAVAVAALAALESLLSAQVADGMTVGQKHDPDRELFGQGLANLAAPLFGGVPATGAIARTAVNVRSGAGSRLAALTHAAVLAVIVFAAAPLVSKIPLAALAGVLLATAVRMVEVGSLRAMAKATRSDAVVLVLTAVATLALDLVYAVIIGIVVAGALALRAVAKQARLAEVDFRPDLPGEHSDEEHALLAEHIVAYRIDGPLFFAAAHRFLLELTEVADVRVIILRMSRVTTVDATGALVLKDAVEKLNRRGIVVMTSGVRPEQRQALDSVGALDLLRIDGREYATTPEAIAGARAHLRATGILAAAPPAAETRTAAARASGSPSPGEPGTL, from the coding sequence ATGGGCCGTGATCCGCGCCGTGATCTGCTCGCCGGGCTGACGGTGGCCATCGTGGCACTGCCCCTCGCGCTCGGCTTCGGCGTCTCCTCCGGCCTCGGTGCGGAGGCCGGGCTCGCGACCGCCGTGGTCGCCGGGGCGCTCGCCGCGGTCTTCGGCGGTTCGAACCTCCAGGTGTCGGGTCCGACCGGGGCCATGACCGTCGTCCTCGTGCCGATCGTGGCGGAGTACGGGCCGAGCGGTGTCCTCATGGTCGGGCTGCTCGCGGGGCTGATCGTCGTCGGTCTGGCCCTGGCCCGGGCCGGCCGGTACATGGCCTACATCCCCGCCTCCGTCGTGGAGGGCTTCACTCTCGGCATCGCCCTGGTGATCGCTCTCCAGCAGGTGCCGAACGCGCTCGGTGTCGCCAAGCCCGAGGGCGACCGCGTCCTCACGGTCACCTGGCGCGCTGTCGCGGAGTTCGTCGAGGCGCCGAACTGGACGGCCGTCGGGCTCGCCCTCGGTGTCGCCGCGCTCATGCTGCTCGGGGCCCGGTGGCGGCCGGCCGTTCCGTTCTCCATCGTGGCCGTGGTCGTCGCCACGGTCGTGGCGCAGGTGTGCCACCTCGACGCGGCGGCGCCCATCGGCGATCTGCCCGCCGGGCTGCCCGCCCCGTCCCTCGGCTTCGTCGACCTCTCCCGGCTCGGGTCCCTGATGGCCCCGGCCGTCGCGGTCGCGGCGCTCGCCGCGCTGGAGTCCCTGCTCTCCGCGCAGGTCGCCGACGGCATGACCGTGGGGCAGAAGCACGATCCGGACCGGGAGCTGTTCGGGCAGGGGCTCGCGAACCTGGCCGCGCCGCTGTTCGGCGGTGTCCCGGCGACCGGAGCCATCGCCCGTACCGCGGTGAACGTCCGTTCCGGGGCCGGCTCCCGGCTCGCCGCCCTCACCCACGCGGCCGTCCTCGCCGTGATCGTCTTCGCCGCCGCCCCGCTGGTCTCGAAGATCCCGCTGGCCGCGCTCGCCGGCGTCCTGCTCGCCACCGCCGTCCGCATGGTCGAGGTCGGCTCGCTGCGGGCCATGGCGAAGGCCACCCGCTCCGACGCCGTCGTCCTCGTGCTCACCGCCGTGGCCACACTCGCCCTCGACCTCGTCTACGCGGTGATCATCGGCATCGTCGTCGCCGGGGCGCTCGCCCTGCGCGCCGTGGCCAAGCAGGCACGGCTCGCCGAGGTCGACTTCCGCCCCGACCTGCCGGGCGAGCACAGCGACGAGGAACACGCGCTGCTCGCCGAGCACATCGTCGCCTACCGCATCGACGGCCCCCTCTTCTTCGCCGCCGCCCACCGCTTCCTCCTCGAACTCACCGAGGTCGCCGACGTCCGCGTCATCATCCTGCGCATGTCCCGCGTCACCACCGTCGACGCCACCGGCGCGCTCGTCCTCAAGGACGCCGTCGAGAAACTGAACCGGCGCGGCATCGTGGTCATGACCTCCGGGGTACGGCCGGAGCAGCGCCAGGCCCTCGACTCGGTCGGCGCCCTCGACCTGCTGCGGATCGACGGACGGGAGTACGCCACGACGCCCGAGGCGATCGCCGGCGCCCGCGCCCATCTGCGGGCGACGGGGATCCTCGCCGCCGCACCCCCGGCCGCCGAGACGCGGACGGCGGCGGCGAGAGCGTCTGGATCGCCCTCCCCCGGTGAGCCCGGCACCTTGTGA
- a CDS encoding ArsR/SmtB family transcription factor — protein MPVPLYQAKAEFFRMLGHPVRIRVLELLQNGPMAVRDLLAAIEVEPPSLSQQLAVLRRSGIVTSTREGATVVYTLAGGDVADLMQAARRILTEMLAGQNELLTELREAGVAGR, from the coding sequence GTGCCGGTCCCGCTGTACCAGGCCAAGGCCGAGTTCTTCCGGATGCTGGGACACCCCGTACGCATCCGGGTCCTTGAGCTCCTGCAGAACGGCCCCATGGCCGTACGGGACCTCCTCGCCGCGATCGAGGTGGAGCCGCCCTCGTTGTCGCAGCAGCTCGCGGTGTTGCGCCGGTCGGGGATCGTGACGTCGACGCGCGAGGGGGCGACGGTCGTCTACACGCTCGCGGGGGGTGACGTCGCCGACCTGATGCAGGCCGCGCGGCGCATCCTCACCGAGATGCTGGCCGGGCAGAACGAGCTGCTCACCGAGTTGCGGGAAGCCGGGGTCGCGGGCCGGTGA